In one Bacteroidota bacterium genomic region, the following are encoded:
- a CDS encoding trypsin-like peptidase domain-containing protein: MKNFAYLLLFVSSPLFSQTLSSASLAQVKKATVFIEVKHNFVLTNDEFSSSGSGFFINDKGWIATNYHVIQSSLSDYSTTYPTRITRLKVIRNSGTSDYKTYTASVIAIDKENDLALLAVSDSTKFPFLDIETKEPAELQPVWVFGFPLGKEFTVLQRGPEISVNNGAVSALRHDDRNELKSVQVDAVINHGNSGGPLVNENGKAIGIVQSMMPGAKMNFAVAAHFLSALAKTVSEKFSFGMQTHLKIKTLPEDAEVFIGSNQLLTKNGFKDDYQPSGLYTMAVMKKGFTPCLKQVCFNGENYDDTVALLAERTLTVPARNIFSEEKKSSSANIQHEEILLKENFNDAKKFETWEQNTGGDTKRTWYLEEGKLNQYENNTTLHAIYLGEKEWENYTVRARVKITNEGGDKDADSRAGIIFRETEDGFYLLRIHKETNKAQLAYHSNEPFGWFILYEKKLDETIETGKWYELSASVFGNIISCAMNGKNLFNVNAAYSPKGRVGFYSVESAPVFDSLIVTKTKSISAPAAADSSSLVSFWFSDNFDLKSNWWEQYKIKEGTPGEEVISPLYMVDGSFAVTEETADEQCMEFTKYKLKDFSMNLIVSLDKGKDNAAFEIFLRSEGARKLALRFEKESTKLLLVEYDNGKEKVLKEKKLTEEVFGATAQLVVKLSGNAVFIGTTYSWFLAYESKNIPSAAGRIGFGLRNVRAAFHSLTLTSINDDLAAGKGKK; the protein is encoded by the coding sequence ATGAAAAATTTTGCTTACCTATTGCTCTTTGTTTCTTCACCGTTATTTTCTCAAACGCTTTCTTCCGCTTCGCTCGCTCAGGTGAAAAAAGCCACCGTATTCATTGAAGTGAAACATAATTTTGTGCTCACCAATGACGAGTTCAGTTCATCGGGCAGCGGTTTTTTCATCAATGACAAAGGATGGATTGCCACCAATTACCATGTCATCCAGTCCTCGCTGAGTGATTACAGCACCACGTACCCTACCAGAATCACGCGCCTGAAAGTGATTCGCAACAGCGGCACTTCCGATTATAAAACGTACACCGCATCGGTGATTGCCATTGATAAAGAAAACGACCTTGCCCTTCTTGCCGTTTCCGATTCCACAAAGTTTCCTTTTCTTGACATTGAAACCAAAGAGCCCGCTGAACTTCAGCCGGTGTGGGTGTTTGGTTTTCCGCTGGGAAAAGAATTTACGGTGCTGCAGCGCGGTCCTGAAATATCGGTGAACAACGGTGCGGTGTCGGCTCTGCGGCACGATGACCGCAATGAATTAAAATCGGTGCAGGTGGATGCGGTAATCAATCACGGCAACAGCGGGGGGCCGCTCGTGAACGAAAACGGAAAAGCGATTGGCATTGTGCAAAGCATGATGCCCGGTGCGAAAATGAATTTTGCAGTTGCCGCGCATTTTCTCAGCGCGCTGGCAAAAACCGTTTCCGAAAAATTTTCTTTCGGCATGCAAACGCATCTGAAAATTAAAACCCTTCCCGAAGATGCGGAGGTCTTCATAGGAAGCAATCAACTTTTAACCAAGAACGGTTTCAAAGATGATTACCAGCCCAGCGGCTTGTACACAATGGCTGTGATGAAAAAAGGATTCACTCCCTGTTTGAAGCAAGTATGTTTCAACGGAGAGAATTACGATGACACCGTTGCGCTGCTTGCGGAACGCACACTCACCGTGCCTGCGCGAAACATTTTCTCCGAAGAAAAAAAATCTTCTTCCGCAAACATTCAGCACGAAGAAATTCTGCTGAAAGAAAATTTTAACGATGCAAAAAAGTTTGAAACGTGGGAGCAAAACACGGGCGGGGACACGAAGCGCACGTGGTATCTCGAAGAAGGAAAACTTAACCAGTATGAAAACAACACCACGCTTCATGCCATTTACCTGGGAGAAAAGGAATGGGAAAATTATACCGTGCGCGCGCGGGTAAAAATCACCAACGAGGGAGGCGACAAAGATGCCGACAGCCGCGCGGGAATTATTTTCCGCGAAACGGAGGATGGATTTTACCTGCTGCGCATTCACAAGGAAACCAACAAAGCGCAACTGGCATATCATTCCAACGAACCGTTCGGGTGGTTCATTCTTTACGAAAAGAAATTAGATGAAACCATTGAAACCGGCAAGTGGTATGAACTTTCCGCATCGGTGTTCGGAAATATTATTTCGTGCGCCATGAACGGAAAGAATTTATTCAATGTGAATGCCGCCTATTCGCCAAAGGGCAGGGTGGGATTTTATTCGGTGGAGAGCGCGCCCGTGTTCGATAGTTTAATAGTTACAAAAACAAAAAGCATTTCCGCGCCAGCGGCTGCCGATTCTTCTTCGCTCGTGTCGTTCTGGTTTTCCGACAACTTTGATTTGAAATCGAACTGGTGGGAGCAATATAAAATTAAAGAGGGAACACCGGGCGAGGAAGTTATTTCCCCGCTCTATATGGTGGACGGCTCTTTTGCCGTAACGGAAGAAACAGCAGACGAGCAATGCATGGAGTTCACCAAATATAAACTCAAAGATTTTTCCATGAACCTGATTGTTTCACTCGATAAAGGAAAAGACAATGCCGCGTTTGAAATTTTTCTGCGCAGCGAAGGCGCGCGCAAACTCGCGCTGCGTTTTGAGAAAGAGTCAACTAAATTACTCCTTGTGGAATACGACAACGGAAAAGAAAAAGTTCTGAAAGAGAAAAAACTAACCGAAGAAGTTTTTGGCGCCACCGCGCAGTTGGTGGTGAAGTTAAGCGGCAATGCTGTTTTTATAGGAACAACGTATTCATGGTTTCTCGCTTACGAGAGTAAAAACATTCCGTCCGCTGCCGGCAGAATAGGATTTGGCTTGCGCAATGTGCGCGCGGCTTTTCATTCACTCACGCTCACGTCCATTAACGATGACCTTGCTGCGGGAAAAGGGAAAAAATAA